In Lotus japonicus ecotype B-129 chromosome 5, LjGifu_v1.2, one genomic interval encodes:
- the LOC130717747 gene encoding 26S proteasome regulatory subunit 4 homolog A-like translates to MGQGTPGGMNRQGLPGDRKPDGGDKKEKKFEPAAPPARVGRKQRKQKGPEAAARLPTVTPVTKCKLRLLKLERVKDYLLMEEDFVANQERLKPQEEKAEEDRSKVDDLRGSPMSVGNLEELIDENHAIVSSSVGPEYYVGILSFVDKDQLEPGCAILMHNKVLSVVGLLQDEVDPMVSVMKVEKAPLESYADIGGLDAQIQEIKEAVELPLTHPELYEDIGIKPPKGVILYGEPGTGKTLLAKAVANSTSATFLRVVGSELIQKYLGDGPKLVRELFRVADDLSPSIVFIDEIDAVGTKRYDAHSGGEREIQRTMLELLNQLDGFDSRGDVKVILATNRIESLDPALLRPGRIDRKIEFPLPDIKTRRRIFLIHTSRMTLADDVNLEEFVMTKDEFSGADIKAICTEAGLLALRERRMKVTHADFKKAKDKVMFKKKEGVPEGLYM, encoded by the exons ATGGGTCAGGGAACACCGGGTGGTATGAACCGGCAAGGTCTTCCGGGCGACCGGAAGCCCGACGGAGGCGACAAGAAGGAAAAGAAGTTCGAGCCAGCGGCGCCGCCGGCACGGGTGGGCCGCAAGCAGCGGAAGCAGAAAGGTCCAGAGGCGGCGGCACGTTTGCCGACAGTGACTCCGGTGACGAAGTGCAAGCTAAGGCTTCTCAAGCTGGAGCGAGTGAAGGACTACCTGTTGATGGAGGAGGATTTCGTGGCCAATCAGGAGCGCCTCAAACCTCAGGAGGAGAAGGCCGAGGAAGACAGATCCAAGGTTGATGATCTCAGAGGATCCCCCATGAGCGTCGGTAACCTCGAAGAGCTCATCGATGAGAATCACGCCATTGTTTCCTCCTCGGTTGGGCCTGAGTACTATGTTGGAATCCTGTCTTTTGTCGATAAGGATCAGTTGGAGCCCGGTTGTGCTATTCTGATGCACAATAAG GTTCTCTCTGTTGTTGGCCTTCTGCAAGACGAAGTTGATCCAATGGTCTCTGTGATGAAGGTTGAGAAGGCACCTTTGGAATCTTATGCTGACATCGGTGGTTTAGATGCCCAGATACAGGAAATTAAAGAAGCAGTTGAGCTCCCCCTGACACATCCGGAACTCTACGAAGACATTGGTATCAAGCCTCCCAAGGGTGTCATTTTATATGGAGAACCGGGAACAGGGAAGACTTTGCTTGCTAAG GCTGTGGCAAACTCAACATCGGCGACTTTCTTACGTGTTGTTGGTAGTGAATTGATACAAAAATACTTGGGAGATGGTCCAAAACTTGTGAGGGAACTTTTCAGGGTTGCTGATGATCTTTCACCTTCTATTGTCTTCATTGATGAAATTGATGCCGTTGGTACAAAGAG GTATGATGCTCACTCAGGTGGAGAACGTGAAATTCAAAGGACCATGTTAGAGTTGCTGAACCAGTTAGATGGTTTTGATTCAAGAGGAGATGTAAAAGTGATTCTGGCAACCAACAGAATTGAAAGTCTTGATCCAGCTTTGCTACGACCTGGTCGAATCGACAGGAAGATAGAATTTCCTCTACCTGATATCAAAACAAGGAGACGCATTTTCTTG ATACACACATCGAGGATGACATTAGCTGATGATGTCAACTTGGAAGAATTTGTTATGACTAAGGATGAATTTTCTGGAGCTGATATAAAAGCAATTTGTACTGAAGCTGGCTTACTTGCTCTCCGAGAACGCCGAATGAAG GTGACGCATGCCGACTTTAAGAAGGCAAAGGACAAAGTAATGTTTAAGAAGAAAGAAGGGGTGCCAGAAGGACTGTATATGTGA